TCCGGGTATTCCCGCGCCAGCACGCGGTCGAGACTCCGGGCGCCACGCCCCGCGGCGTCGAACCACCGGTGACAGGCGGCGTTCATGTCCGGCTGATGCTTCTCGAGGGCGTTGGTGATCGTGACGAACGACCAGACGAACATGCCCGCGTTCCAGCGGTAATTGCCGGCGGCGAGATACTCCACGGCCTTTTCAAGCGCCGGCTTCTCGACAAACTGCTCGGCGCGGAAAAACCGGGTCCGGTAGCGCTTCACACCGGTGGGAGGCGGCAGCGGCGTGAGATCGTGTCGAATGTAGCCGTAACCGGTTTCCGGACCGGACGGCCGGATGCCGATGGTGACGATCACCTGTCCGTGCGAAGCCAGATCCAGGGCGTCGGCGAGGACCTGCTGGAAGGCCTTCGCATCGGGGATCACATGGTCGGCGGGCAGGACGGCCATGGTGGCGGTCGTGGACCGCGCGCCGACGAGCGCGGCGCCCAGGGTCACCGCGGCGCAGGTGTCGCGACCCACCGGTTCGGCCACGACGTTTTCGGCAGGCAGTTCCGGCAGTTGTTTCCGGACGGCGGCTGCCTGGACCCGGTTGGTGATGACCAGAATGTTGTTCAGGGGCACGACCGGCTTCACGCGATCCACGGCCTGTTGAAGGAACGAGCGCCGGCCCAGCAGCGTGATGAGTTGTTTCGGCGTCGCCTCACGGCTGACGGGCCAGAACCGCTCGCCACGACCCCCGGCCATGATGATCACATACTGGTCGGCGCGGCTACCTGCGGCGGTTGGACGGGTTTTGGATTGAGCCTTTGGCCGGGATTTTGACCGGGAACTGGAGGGGGGGATCATGACTGGATGGCTTGCGAGAGCGAGGTGACGAAGGCGGTGACTTCGGGAATCAACCGTGGGGAACGGCCCAGTTCTGCGATGCGGTTCACCACGGCACTGCCCACAACGATGGCGTCTGCGTGGCGGGCGACCTCCCGGGCCTGATCCGCATTGGAAATCCCGAACCCCACGGCGATGGGCAGGGAACTGTGGGCGCGAATCCGCGCCGTCATTGCCCCGATCGTGTCGCTCACGGTCGTCTGCATGCCCGTGACCCCCTCGCGGCTCACGTAGTAGATGAAGCCGCGTGCCAGCGGGCCGATGAGCGCCATCCGTTCGGCGGGCGTGGTCGGGGCGACCAGGTAGATCGGGCACAGGCCGGAGGCGTCCATCAACTTCCCGTGGCTGCCGGACTCCTCCGGCGGCAGATCCAGCACCAGCAGCCCGTCCACTCCGGCGGCCGCGCAGTCGCGGATGAACGTCTCGGGTCCGACCCGGTGGAGCAGGTTGTAGTAAAGGTAGAGCACGATCGGGACGGAGGATTCCCTCCGGATGGCCCGGACCGTGTCGAGGACTGCGGGGGGGGTGGTGCCGCTGTCGAGCCCCCGCTGGGCGGCCAGCTGGTTCACCAGCCCGTCGGCCAGCGGGTCGCTGAAGGGCACTCCAAGTTCGAGGATGTCCACACCGGCCCGCTCGAGCGCCAAGGAAAGCCGCAGCGTGGTCTGGAGGTCTGGATCGCCCGCGCCGATGTACACCACCAGGCCCTTGCGTCCGCGGGCCCGGAGCGAATCGAAACATTCCACGATGCGGTTCACGAGGGCGGACACTGCCGCGCCGCTCGCGGGGATGGCAAGTTCAGGGCGTGCCGGCCGGAGGCGACGGGCGGGCTGGTGAGTTCGAGATCCGGTTGGGTGATGATCTGGTTGGGTGATGATCTGGTTGGGTGATGATCTGGTGGGGTGAGGCTCCGGTGGGGTGAGGCTCCGGTGGGGTGAGGCTCCGGTGGGGTGAGGCTCCGGTGGGGTGAGGCTCCGCCGAACCGTGCGCCTGTGGAGTCCACACGCGCCAAAAGTCAAGATGACCACACGGTTCGCCGAGAGGCTCGCCCTACCGGGATGGAGCCGCCATTGACGGAACCAATCGGGCGCCAAGGCGAAGGGCCTCCCGAAGTTCATGGCCCAATGTTTAAGGGGTTGGAGTCGGTGAGCGGGGGCCCGTACCGTAGGCGGGTCGTCTGAATTTCCCGCACCATGGCGCTTCGACTGCCGGCATTGCCTTGATGAACCCCATGCACCAGCCCGCGTCATTGAAGGAGCTGGCTGAGGCGATCCGGTCCGTACCACGGGTCGTTCCGGTCGGCGCCGGGACCAAGCCGCGACTGACCACGGCCGAAGGGGTGCGCATCTCGACGGCGGCCTTGTCCGCCATGGTCGAATACGAGCCGCAGGAGTTCACGTTCACCGCACAGGCCGGCATTCCGCTGGAGCGGTTGATGAACACGCTTGCGGCGTGCGGCCAGTACCTGCCATTCGATCCGCCGCTGGTCCGGGCCGGGGCCACGCTCGGGGGTACGGTTGCGGCAGGCCTGAGCGGGCCGGGCCGGGTTCGCTTTGGCGGCGTGCGCGACTTCATTCTGGGAGTCCGGTTTGTGGACGGAGCGGGCCGTCTGCTTCAGCTGGGGGGCAAGGTGGTGAAAAACGCGGCGGGCTTTGATCTGCCGAAGTTCTTTTGCGGGAGCCTGGGACGCTTCGGGATGCTGGGGGAGCTGACGTTCAAGGTGTTTCCGCGTCCCGACGCGGCGGTCACCCTTCGATTGCGGGCGGCCACCCCCGCGGACCGGTTGCGCGTGTTTCGTGTCGTTGGTCGCTCCCGATGGGAACCGGTGGCCGTGGAGGGGGTTCCCGGATGCTGCGATGTCTGGGTCCGATTGGCGGGACCGGAATCCGCAATGTCCTCATTGGCCGCGGACGTTCTTGCGGAACTCCCCGGGGAGCGCGAGTCGCCGGGGACGGATGTGATGGATTCCCTGCGCGAGTTTGACTGGGCGCCGCAGCGAGGAGTCCTGGTCAAGGTGCCGCTGACGCCGGTGGACACGGAGGCATTGACGCCGGCTCTGAATGCGATTGAGGGGGTCCGGCATCAGGTGGGTGCCGGTGGTACGGTGGCTTGGGTGGCCTGGGAGGATCCCGGGACGATGACAGCGGTGGGGTCCACGCTGGCGCGCCTCGGGTTGGAGGGCCTGACCCTGCGGGGCGATGCACCGCTGTGGTGGTCCCGATCACCTCGCGCGGCGGTTGAATCCGCGGTGAAGCTCGCATTGGATCCCGCGCATCGGTTTCCTCCACTCGATTCCTGATGCTCCACGCCATTCCCGTCCGCCAGTTCGGTGCCTTCGGTGATCCCATGGCCGAGGCCGTGTCGCGGTGTGTCCATTGCGGCTTTTGCCTCGCGGCGTGTCCGACGTACCGGGAGCTTGGCCAGGAAATGGATTCCCCGAGGGGCCGCATCGTGTTGATGAAGTCGGTGTTGGAGGGGGCCATGCCGTGGACGGCGGCGCAGCCGCATGTGGAGCGCTGCCTGGGTTGCCTCGCCTGCGAGCCGGCCTGTCCGAGCGGCGTGCCGTACCGCGACCTCATCAGCCCGTTTCGTGCCCTGGCGGCATCCAGGGTGCGTCGTCCGTGGGGTGAACGATTCCGACGGTATGTGGTCGCCCAGACGCTGCCCCACCCGCGTCGGTTCCGCTGGGCCGTCCGCCTGGGCACCTGGGCGCGGCGGCTCTGGCTGCCGGTGCCCGGGCCTCTCCAGCCCATGACCGACCTGCTGCCCGCCGCGCTGCCGCCGGCCCAATCCTGGCCGGAACGTGTCCAAGCCGTCCCGCCCCGGCGCGCCCGAGTGGCCCTGCTGG
This Verrucomicrobiia bacterium DNA region includes the following protein-coding sequences:
- a CDS encoding mannose-1-phosphate guanylyltransferase gives rise to the protein MIPPSSSRSKSRPKAQSKTRPTAAGSRADQYVIIMAGGRGERFWPVSREATPKQLITLLGRRSFLQQAVDRVKPVVPLNNILVITNRVQAAAVRKQLPELPAENVVAEPVGRDTCAAVTLGAALVGARSTTATMAVLPADHVIPDAKAFQQVLADALDLASHGQVIVTIGIRPSGPETGYGYIRHDLTPLPPPTGVKRYRTRFFRAEQFVEKPALEKAVEYLAAGNYRWNAGMFVWSFVTITNALEKHQPDMNAACHRWFDAAGRGARSLDRVLAREYPELRKVSVDYALMEKAHNVVVADGTFDWDDLGAWPALARHLRRDPEGNAVVGDVVHVDAARNVVCDARTTGRSPIALVGVKDSIIVLTNDATLIAAKSEAQKIKDLVRKLAANKATSRLV
- the trpA gene encoding tryptophan synthase subunit alpha, whose translation is MNRIVECFDSLRARGRKGLVVYIGAGDPDLQTTLRLSLALERAGVDILELGVPFSDPLADGLVNQLAAQRGLDSGTTPPAVLDTVRAIRRESSVPIVLYLYYNLLHRVGPETFIRDCAAAGVDGLLVLDLPPEESGSHGKLMDASGLCPIYLVAPTTPAERMALIGPLARGFIYYVSREGVTGMQTTVSDTIGAMTARIRAHSSLPIAVGFGISNADQAREVARHADAIVVGSAVVNRIAELGRSPRLIPEVTAFVTSLSQAIQS
- a CDS encoding FAD-binding protein, with amino-acid sequence MNPMHQPASLKELAEAIRSVPRVVPVGAGTKPRLTTAEGVRISTAALSAMVEYEPQEFTFTAQAGIPLERLMNTLAACGQYLPFDPPLVRAGATLGGTVAAGLSGPGRVRFGGVRDFILGVRFVDGAGRLLQLGGKVVKNAAGFDLPKFFCGSLGRFGMLGELTFKVFPRPDAAVTLRLRAATPADRLRVFRVVGRSRWEPVAVEGVPGCCDVWVRLAGPESAMSSLAADVLAELPGERESPGTDVMDSLREFDWAPQRGVLVKVPLTPVDTEALTPALNAIEGVRHQVGAGGTVAWVAWEDPGTMTAVGSTLARLGLEGLTLRGDAPLWWSRSPRAAVESAVKLALDPAHRFPPLDS